The following proteins are encoded in a genomic region of Labilithrix sp.:
- a CDS encoding PQQ-like beta-propeller repeat protein: MRSFEIFVEPQHTTNAWNGDDVGAATGSIAPRSQVPASHKRVRPNEVLDLFIHGANVTARVAESHASCVLRDLAVALGDLTREPRGKRIVRFYDDAWELCVERLGRGATLSVYRGGAEPTVLVYDRPVVFAEMCASVVDAIDAALARSPEDGVTRELALVREPLGEPLAVDEEVSVALAPPVAIDVEPNAPLSFAVEFALRGNGAANAERGIERADLHALLVRGPMRAEVRGRSVDLGESYPFLFAERLLDLSRRALDAWERGQPFYTRIDAGGIMLGLRSNAEENPRAALTLMPGGAEHAKLELVIEGPPSARSRFGQTTFPELCLFDVVESGLAFGRALVRAIVRRDRAQSSNLRLSAFRRDLRATEGALRDVRRQDARINPAPESYRAFAESRRASDVPAGPPLSASARLRYAQRWQALVPGIDLRSTFLCGDRLVIGAAAETFCLDRMTGELLWRKATARAASVVTPAGIARVAPDGAIALHDFATGDVTLRTWIAPRVSGPSAGAVVSAQGLPRLLIVTEGERHLVAIDLTSGEARWRYPWTTSSRAGAPRLKRSGKLLYVASGDSALTAIDVQTGAVVWRMRDRLRFVAQPTVDHESLFAIAGGSSSAAALHSIDPFSGKSLWTARLLSTPNSVEGPPLLAASSVCVAVRARRGLRLAGFARAGGAPLFETDAPVAPVGTSWLAVDDLLVGNTPTGELVGVDATTGAVRYRHVFGRTADSDVPRRLEPVLRSGALFVPHVDVHVFRPSDGAHLAQIGPCDAIPDLLRVDERCDVYVAEESGHMAAFGVGPRLALVK; the protein is encoded by the coding sequence ATGCGCAGCTTCGAGATCTTCGTCGAACCGCAGCACACCACCAACGCATGGAACGGCGACGACGTCGGCGCCGCGACGGGGAGCATCGCTCCGCGCTCGCAGGTCCCCGCCTCGCACAAGCGCGTCCGTCCGAACGAGGTGCTGGACCTCTTCATCCACGGCGCGAACGTGACCGCGCGCGTCGCCGAGAGCCACGCCTCGTGCGTGCTCCGCGACCTCGCCGTCGCGCTCGGCGACCTCACCCGCGAGCCGCGCGGCAAGCGCATCGTCCGCTTCTACGACGACGCGTGGGAGCTCTGCGTCGAGCGGCTCGGCCGCGGCGCGACGCTCAGCGTGTACCGCGGCGGCGCCGAGCCCACCGTCCTCGTCTACGACCGCCCGGTCGTGTTCGCGGAGATGTGCGCGAGCGTCGTCGACGCGATCGACGCCGCCCTCGCGCGGAGCCCGGAGGACGGGGTCACGCGTGAGCTCGCCCTCGTCCGCGAACCGCTCGGGGAGCCGCTCGCGGTCGACGAGGAGGTCTCCGTCGCCCTCGCGCCGCCGGTCGCGATCGACGTCGAGCCCAACGCGCCCCTCTCCTTCGCGGTCGAGTTCGCGCTGCGCGGGAACGGCGCGGCGAACGCGGAGCGCGGGATCGAGCGGGCCGACCTCCACGCCCTCCTCGTGCGCGGTCCGATGCGCGCGGAGGTCCGCGGCCGCTCCGTCGACCTCGGCGAGAGCTACCCCTTCCTCTTCGCCGAGCGCCTCCTCGATCTCTCCCGCCGCGCCCTCGACGCGTGGGAGCGCGGGCAGCCCTTCTACACCCGCATCGACGCCGGCGGCATCATGCTCGGCCTCCGCTCCAACGCCGAGGAGAACCCGCGCGCCGCGCTCACGCTGATGCCGGGCGGCGCCGAGCACGCGAAGCTCGAGCTCGTGATCGAGGGACCGCCGAGCGCGCGCTCGCGCTTCGGGCAGACGACCTTCCCCGAGCTCTGCCTCTTCGACGTCGTCGAGTCGGGCCTCGCGTTCGGTCGCGCGCTCGTCCGCGCGATCGTGCGCCGTGACCGCGCGCAGAGCTCGAACCTGCGCCTCTCCGCCTTCCGGCGCGATCTCCGCGCGACCGAGGGCGCGCTCCGCGACGTCCGGCGTCAGGACGCGCGGATCAACCCCGCGCCGGAGTCGTACCGCGCGTTCGCCGAGAGCCGCCGCGCGAGCGACGTCCCCGCCGGCCCCCCGCTCTCCGCGTCCGCGCGCCTCCGCTACGCCCAGCGCTGGCAGGCGCTCGTCCCCGGGATCGATCTCCGCTCGACGTTCCTCTGCGGCGACCGCCTCGTCATCGGCGCGGCGGCGGAGACCTTCTGCCTCGATCGCATGACGGGCGAGCTCTTGTGGCGCAAGGCGACCGCGCGCGCGGCGAGCGTCGTCACGCCGGCCGGCATCGCCCGCGTCGCCCCCGACGGCGCGATCGCGCTCCACGACTTCGCGACCGGCGACGTCACGCTCCGCACCTGGATCGCGCCGCGCGTGAGCGGCCCCTCCGCCGGCGCGGTCGTCAGCGCGCAGGGGCTCCCCCGCCTCCTCATCGTGACGGAGGGCGAGCGCCACCTCGTCGCGATCGACCTCACGAGCGGCGAGGCGCGCTGGCGCTACCCGTGGACGACGAGCAGCCGCGCCGGCGCCCCGCGCCTGAAGCGCTCCGGCAAGCTCCTCTACGTCGCCTCCGGCGACAGCGCGCTCACCGCGATCGACGTGCAGACCGGCGCGGTGGTGTGGCGGATGCGCGATCGCCTCCGGTTCGTCGCGCAGCCCACCGTCGACCACGAGTCGCTCTTCGCGATCGCGGGCGGCTCGAGCAGCGCGGCCGCGCTCCACTCGATCGATCCGTTCTCCGGCAAGAGCCTCTGGACGGCGCGTCTCCTCTCGACCCCGAACAGCGTCGAGGGCCCTCCCCTCCTCGCCGCGTCCTCCGTCTGCGTCGCGGTCCGCGCGCGGCGCGGCCTCCGCCTCGCCGGCTTCGCGCGCGCGGGCGGCGCGCCGCTCTTCGAGACCGACGCGCCGGTCGCGCCGGTCGGCACGTCGTGGCTCGCGGTCGACGACCTCCTCGTCGGCAACACCCCGACCGGCGAGCTCGTCGGCGTCGACGCGACCACCGGCGCGGTGCGCTATCGCCACGTCTTCGGCCGCACCGCGGACTCGGACGTCCCGCGCCGCCTCGAGCCGGTCCTCCGCTCCGGCGCCCTCTTCGTCCCGCACGTCGACGTCCACGTCTTCCGCCCGAGCGACGGCGCGCACCTCGCCCAGATCGGGCCGTGCGACGCGATCCCGGATCTCCTCCGCGTCGACGAGCGCTGCGACGTCTACGTCGCGGAGGAGAGCGGCCACATGGCGGCGTTCGGCGTCGGCCCGCGCCTCGCCCTCGTGAAGTAG
- a CDS encoding SDR family oxidoreductase, with product MKLEDLKIIVSGGAQGMGRHFAQRLAEAGAQVAIADVNEVGLAETVEAGKGAKGKIHARKLDVSKEDEVGAYVEWAAGAMGGLNGLVNNAGILRDGLLVKKDKESGQVKKLTKEQWDAVIGVNLTGATLLARDVVAKMVETNARPGVIVNISSIARHGNRGQSNYTAAKSALAANTVTWAKEFAPFGIRVGAVAPGMIETPMTQGMNQKARDALVAAIPVGRIGLPEDIWLGVKFVLECDYFNGRTIDVDGGLSM from the coding sequence ATGAAGCTCGAAGACTTGAAGATCATCGTGTCCGGTGGAGCCCAGGGCATGGGCCGTCATTTCGCGCAGCGCCTCGCCGAGGCCGGCGCGCAGGTCGCGATCGCCGACGTGAACGAGGTCGGGCTCGCGGAGACGGTCGAGGCCGGCAAGGGCGCGAAGGGCAAGATCCACGCGCGGAAGCTCGACGTCTCGAAGGAGGACGAGGTCGGCGCGTACGTCGAGTGGGCGGCCGGCGCGATGGGCGGCCTGAACGGCCTCGTCAACAACGCGGGCATCCTGCGCGACGGCCTCCTCGTGAAGAAGGACAAGGAGAGCGGTCAGGTCAAGAAGCTCACGAAGGAGCAGTGGGACGCGGTCATCGGCGTGAACCTCACCGGCGCGACGCTCCTCGCGCGCGACGTGGTCGCCAAGATGGTCGAGACGAACGCGCGCCCGGGCGTCATCGTGAACATCTCGAGCATCGCGCGTCACGGCAACCGCGGGCAGTCCAACTACACCGCGGCGAAGTCGGCCCTCGCGGCCAACACGGTCACTTGGGCGAAGGAGTTCGCGCCCTTCGGCATCCGCGTCGGCGCCGTCGCCCCGGGCATGATCGAGACCCCGATGACGCAGGGCATGAACCAGAAGGCCCGCGACGCCCTCGTCGCCGCTATCCCGGTCGGCCGTATCGGCCTGCCGGAGGACATCTGGCTCGGCGTCAAATTCGTCCTCGAGTGCGACTACTTCAACGGCCGCACCATCGACGTCGACGGCGGCCTGAGCATGTAG
- a CDS encoding response regulator, with the protein MQANEPASILLVDDTPANLFALSAVLKPLGARIVEAKSGPEAIEHVAKESFAVALLDVQMPEMDGFEAAEKIRAMDGGRELPIIFLTAIHRDDRFVKRGYDAGAADYITKPFDADIVRARVRAFVKLYEQREATRQAQVAVRTQERDEAIRRLVAFERIATAALQTADLSAFLNELLGVFMSAAADADSATILLRDGDELRVQASVGLEDALIERFPVKAGDSFVGSVAASRQPMELHDAAASSSVRSPALRARGTKGLYAVPLLHDGDVLGVAHIGSVRTDTFSDADKRLFGAMVERAAWAVGERVKRARLHEILASAPAMIAILKEDGAVDFRNATYEGFFGSALEAPLAALAAAAQESGETRAADELKVSGDRVVRAAAKPLRNHAGSVDRVVLFAIDVTAQANVRAQRSRLLELERTARLEAETASRMKDEFLATVSHELRTPLNAILGWTVTARAKSPPELDRALSIVERNARAQARMIEDVIDVSRVTSGKLRLDMSDVVLDDAVSAALDAVRPAALAKNITLTVETPARVVLHADAQRLQQIVWNLLSNAIKFTPKDGHVKLVTSREDDDVTLTVEDDGEGIEPQFLAHVFEPFRQADASTTRRHGGLGLGLAIVKQMVDAHGGTISVHSDGPGAGARFTIVFPVAGTSATDSAAAQVPSRPPLPDGDRITLGGIKVLVVDDDDDARSLLAHILAERGASVAEADSASSAFDEVERFRPDVIVSDIAMPGGDGYGLIRAVRALPLERGGRTPAIAVTAHARQSDGERAFAAGFQGHMPKPVDLSRLVSMIKNLSGRSYDEQAKA; encoded by the coding sequence ATGCAAGCAAACGAGCCGGCGAGCATCTTGCTCGTCGACGACACACCCGCGAACCTGTTCGCGCTCTCCGCGGTGTTGAAGCCGCTGGGCGCGCGGATCGTGGAGGCCAAGTCCGGGCCCGAGGCGATCGAGCACGTCGCGAAGGAGTCGTTCGCGGTCGCGCTGCTCGACGTGCAGATGCCGGAGATGGATGGGTTCGAGGCGGCCGAGAAGATCCGCGCGATGGACGGCGGGCGCGAGCTGCCGATCATCTTCCTCACCGCGATCCACCGCGACGATCGCTTCGTGAAGCGCGGCTACGACGCGGGGGCGGCGGACTACATCACGAAGCCCTTCGACGCCGACATCGTCCGCGCCCGCGTGCGCGCCTTCGTGAAGCTCTACGAGCAGCGCGAGGCCACGCGCCAGGCGCAGGTCGCGGTCCGCACGCAGGAGCGCGACGAGGCGATCCGCCGGCTCGTCGCGTTCGAGCGCATCGCGACCGCGGCGCTCCAGACCGCGGACCTGTCCGCCTTCCTCAACGAGCTGCTCGGCGTGTTCATGAGCGCGGCGGCGGACGCGGACTCGGCCACGATCCTGCTCCGCGACGGCGACGAGCTCCGCGTGCAGGCCTCTGTCGGGCTCGAGGACGCGCTGATCGAGCGCTTCCCGGTGAAGGCGGGCGACAGCTTCGTCGGGTCGGTCGCGGCGTCGCGCCAGCCGATGGAGCTCCACGACGCGGCGGCGTCCTCGAGCGTGCGCAGCCCCGCGCTGAGAGCGCGCGGGACGAAGGGGCTCTACGCCGTGCCGCTCCTCCACGACGGAGACGTCCTCGGCGTCGCGCACATCGGCTCGGTGCGGACCGACACGTTCTCCGACGCGGACAAGCGGCTCTTCGGCGCGATGGTGGAGCGCGCGGCTTGGGCGGTCGGCGAGCGCGTGAAGCGCGCGCGGCTCCACGAGATCCTCGCCTCGGCGCCGGCGATGATCGCGATCTTGAAGGAGGACGGGGCGGTCGACTTCCGGAACGCCACGTACGAGGGGTTCTTCGGGAGCGCGCTCGAGGCGCCGCTCGCCGCGCTCGCCGCCGCGGCGCAAGAGAGCGGCGAGACGCGCGCGGCCGACGAGCTCAAGGTCTCCGGCGACCGCGTCGTGCGCGCGGCCGCGAAGCCGCTCCGGAACCACGCCGGCTCGGTCGATCGGGTGGTCCTCTTCGCGATCGACGTCACCGCGCAGGCCAACGTCCGCGCGCAGCGGTCGCGCCTGTTGGAGCTCGAGCGGACCGCGCGCCTCGAGGCCGAGACCGCGAGCCGGATGAAGGACGAGTTCCTCGCCACGGTGTCGCACGAGCTCCGGACCCCGCTCAACGCGATCCTGGGGTGGACCGTCACCGCGCGCGCGAAGTCGCCGCCGGAGCTCGATCGCGCGCTCTCGATCGTCGAGCGCAACGCCCGCGCGCAGGCGCGCATGATCGAGGACGTCATCGACGTGTCGCGCGTCACGAGCGGCAAGCTCCGCCTCGACATGTCCGACGTCGTGCTCGACGACGCGGTGAGCGCTGCGCTCGACGCGGTGCGCCCCGCCGCGCTGGCGAAGAACATCACCCTCACCGTCGAGACGCCGGCGCGCGTCGTGCTCCACGCGGACGCGCAGCGGCTCCAGCAGATCGTCTGGAACCTCCTCTCGAACGCGATCAAGTTCACGCCGAAGGACGGCCACGTGAAGCTCGTGACCTCGCGCGAGGACGACGACGTGACGCTCACGGTAGAGGACGACGGCGAAGGGATCGAGCCGCAGTTCCTCGCCCACGTGTTCGAGCCGTTCCGCCAGGCCGACGCGTCCACCACCCGGCGCCACGGCGGCCTCGGCCTCGGCCTCGCGATCGTGAAGCAGATGGTCGACGCGCACGGCGGCACGATCTCGGTGCACAGCGACGGACCCGGCGCGGGCGCGCGGTTCACGATCGTGTTCCCCGTCGCGGGCACCTCCGCGACCGACAGCGCCGCGGCGCAGGTCCCCTCGCGCCCGCCGCTCCCCGACGGCGATCGGATCACGCTCGGCGGGATCAAGGTGCTGGTCGTGGACGACGACGACGACGCGCGCTCGCTCCTCGCGCACATCCTCGCCGAGCGCGGCGCCTCGGTCGCGGAGGCGGACTCCGCGAGCTCCGCGTTCGACGAGGTCGAGCGCTTCCGCCCCGACGTCATCGTGAGCGACATCGCGATGCCGGGCGGCGACGGCTACGGCCTCATCCGCGCGGTGCGCGCGCTGCCGCTCGAGCGCGGCGGGCGCACGCCCGCGATCGCGGTGACGGCGCACGCGCGCCAGTCCGACGGCGAGCGCGCGTTCGCGGCCGGCTTCCAGGGTCACATGCCGAAGCCGGTCGACCTCTCGCGCCTGGTCTCGATGATCAAGAACCTCTCCGGACGCTCGTACGACGAGCAAGCGAAGGCCTGA
- a CDS encoding protein kinase, whose amino-acid sequence MADTAPATVDSMLGRTVGHFRIDALLGYGGMGAVYRAWDLSLERPVALKTVLFESEHTRALFVREARAQAKLRHPNVVPVHFIGEHEGHTYLVMELVEGESLAAKLEREGRLPEARALEIVDAVAAALESAHGQGLIHRDVKPSNVLVENAGRVLLADFGLAKGVGAPIPVEEAGAHRAVDKSGIVTHTKGTVGTPAYIAPELTAGGGEIDHRADIYSLGVTLYEVVTGTRPFSGPTNSRVAAAHERAPVIAPRIIEPKLSEATEAVILRMLAKTPAERFPTYADLRRAIADIRVQRVPAAFLSRAGAFLIDLTPFAILNSVLLWSFPRGESRPLVWLLAAAVYAWFESRKGATWGKRLVGIHTINELGRRPTFSRAFVRGLVKLWAPLAGAVLDLVLYHGGTVLSMQVNGVGPSTPPRGGQTSAIVTALWVIWIVLMFLALRKDRLTLHDRAAKTRVLVDLGAA is encoded by the coding sequence ATGGCGGACACCGCGCCGGCGACGGTCGACTCGATGCTCGGCCGCACCGTCGGCCACTTCCGGATCGACGCGCTCCTCGGCTACGGCGGCATGGGCGCGGTCTACCGCGCGTGGGACCTGAGCCTCGAGCGCCCCGTCGCGCTGAAGACGGTGCTCTTCGAGAGCGAGCACACGCGCGCGCTCTTCGTCCGCGAGGCGCGCGCGCAGGCGAAGCTCCGTCACCCCAACGTCGTGCCGGTCCACTTCATCGGCGAGCACGAGGGGCACACGTACCTCGTGATGGAGCTCGTCGAAGGCGAGTCGCTCGCGGCGAAGCTCGAGCGCGAAGGGCGCCTGCCGGAGGCCCGCGCGCTCGAGATCGTCGACGCGGTCGCCGCCGCGCTCGAGTCGGCGCACGGTCAGGGCCTCATCCATCGCGACGTGAAGCCCTCCAACGTTCTCGTCGAGAACGCCGGGCGCGTCCTCCTCGCCGACTTCGGTCTCGCGAAGGGCGTCGGCGCGCCGATCCCGGTCGAGGAGGCGGGGGCGCATCGAGCGGTCGACAAGAGCGGGATCGTCACGCACACGAAGGGCACGGTCGGGACCCCCGCGTACATCGCGCCGGAGCTCACCGCGGGAGGCGGCGAGATCGACCATCGCGCCGACATCTACTCTCTCGGCGTCACGCTCTACGAGGTCGTGACCGGGACGCGGCCGTTCAGCGGACCGACGAACAGCCGCGTCGCCGCCGCGCACGAGCGCGCCCCCGTCATCGCGCCGCGCATCATCGAGCCCAAGCTCAGCGAGGCGACCGAGGCGGTCATCCTCCGCATGCTCGCGAAGACGCCCGCCGAGCGCTTCCCGACCTACGCCGATCTCCGCCGCGCGATCGCCGACATCCGCGTCCAGCGCGTCCCCGCCGCCTTCCTCTCGCGCGCCGGCGCCTTCCTCATCGACCTCACGCCGTTCGCGATCTTGAACAGCGTCCTGCTCTGGTCGTTCCCGCGCGGAGAGTCGCGTCCCCTCGTCTGGCTCCTGGCCGCCGCCGTCTACGCGTGGTTCGAGTCGCGCAAGGGCGCGACGTGGGGGAAGCGCCTCGTAGGGATCCACACCATCAACGAGCTCGGGCGGCGGCCCACGTTCTCGCGCGCGTTCGTCCGCGGGCTCGTGAAGCTCTGGGCTCCGCTCGCCGGCGCCGTCCTCGATCTCGTGCTCTACCACGGCGGCACGGTCCTCTCGATGCAGGTCAACGGCGTCGGCCCGAGCACGCCGCCGCGCGGAGGTCAGACGAGCGCGATCGTCACGGCGCTCTGGGTGATCTGGATCGTCCTGATGTTCCTCGCGCTCCGGAAGGACCGCCTCACGCTCCACGATCGCGCCGCGAAGACGCGCGTGCTCGTCGACCTCGGGGCCGCGTGA
- a CDS encoding amino acid permease yields MGGFSSFAVSFSIISVLTGCIVAYKDAFAVGGPGSFGIGWPLVAAGTMLVALAMAELASAFPTAGALYHWSALLGGAGAGWVTAAINVTGQLAIVAAIDLGCAAELAPVLGVPEATLPLLGVVLASHLVVNAFSVRLVALLNDFSATVHILGVVVIVGALFLFARAQPVSFFFATNLAVGPLGFWNGLVLSMFTFTGYDASAHLAEETHDPARRTPWGILASVGVSAVFGWLLLAAITLAIDPNDPSPLAAMTTGLGSAAGRAAMSLAVAAMWFCGLSSVTSASRTVYAFARDGGLPGSRVLARVNPRTRTPIVAIVAVTLLPFLLVLGTHVASSAGLLDVMTKMATMGLYVSYAIPIALGAVARSRHKWRRPGPFHLRGFGIPVAWAATAWCAFVLVVCSLPPNLVAAEMLACVLVVLAVIWFGFVRRRFVGPKVDLASLEERRS; encoded by the coding sequence ATGGGCGGGTTCTCGAGCTTCGCGGTGAGCTTCTCCATCATCAGCGTGCTGACGGGCTGCATCGTCGCGTACAAGGACGCGTTCGCGGTCGGCGGGCCGGGGAGCTTCGGCATCGGCTGGCCGCTCGTCGCGGCGGGCACGATGCTGGTGGCGCTCGCGATGGCGGAGCTCGCGAGCGCGTTCCCCACCGCGGGGGCGCTCTATCACTGGTCGGCGCTCCTCGGCGGCGCCGGCGCGGGGTGGGTCACCGCCGCGATCAACGTCACCGGCCAGCTCGCGATCGTGGCCGCGATCGACCTCGGCTGCGCCGCCGAGCTCGCGCCCGTCCTCGGCGTGCCGGAGGCGACGCTCCCGCTCCTCGGCGTCGTCCTCGCGTCTCACCTCGTCGTCAACGCGTTCAGCGTGCGGCTCGTCGCGCTCCTCAACGACTTCTCCGCCACGGTGCACATCCTCGGCGTGGTCGTCATCGTCGGCGCGCTCTTCCTGTTCGCGCGCGCGCAGCCCGTCTCGTTCTTCTTCGCGACGAACCTCGCGGTAGGGCCGCTCGGCTTCTGGAACGGCCTCGTGCTCAGCATGTTCACGTTCACCGGCTACGACGCGTCCGCGCACCTCGCGGAGGAGACGCACGATCCGGCGCGCCGCACGCCGTGGGGCATCCTCGCGAGCGTCGGCGTCAGCGCGGTGTTCGGCTGGCTCCTCCTCGCCGCGATCACGCTCGCGATCGACCCGAACGATCCGTCTCCCCTCGCCGCGATGACGACCGGACTCGGCAGCGCGGCGGGGCGCGCCGCGATGAGCCTCGCCGTCGCCGCGATGTGGTTCTGCGGCCTCTCCAGCGTCACCAGCGCCTCGCGCACGGTCTACGCGTTCGCGCGCGACGGCGGCCTCCCCGGCTCGCGCGTGCTCGCGCGCGTGAATCCGCGGACGCGCACGCCGATCGTCGCGATCGTGGCGGTCACCCTGCTCCCGTTCCTCCTCGTCCTCGGCACCCACGTCGCGTCGAGCGCGGGTCTCCTCGACGTGATGACGAAGATGGCGACGATGGGCCTCTACGTGAGCTACGCGATCCCGATCGCGCTCGGCGCAGTGGCGCGCAGCCGGCACAAATGGCGACGACCGGGTCCCTTCCACTTGCGTGGGTTCGGGATCCCGGTCGCCTGGGCCGCGACGGCGTGGTGCGCCTTCGTGCTGGTCGTCTGCTCGCTGCCGCCCAACCTCGTGGCGGCGGAGATGCTCGCCTGCGTCCTCGTGGTGCTCGCGGTGATCTGGTTCGGCTTCGTGCGGAGGCGTTTCGTCGGGCCGAAGGTCGATCTCGCGAGCCTCGAGGAGCGCCGGAGCTGA
- a CDS encoding phosphatase PAP2 family protein, producing the protein MRIRVFFTSLFVGLTVTGTASAQEPSRGQKFTADPVADTGVILLGLTFGVLSSQMLSTGEIRPQQIAPDFQTSQLLAIDRGAVTQTVDHSSSTRSNIALYSAAAFALADSIADIWREGKTAALVDAIMYAEAAAITQGVTNLAKIAFRRPRPIAYIERNEFIARGGDPNVYNNAETDSSLSFFSAHTSAVASLSSAATYIAFVRSGARSPRPWITMGAGLALTTFVAYERVRGGSHFPTDVLCGALAGTAVGALVVHLHREDSVKQRPVWIGVTPSYDGGLLTASGLF; encoded by the coding sequence ATGCGCATACGTGTATTCTTCACGAGTCTCTTCGTCGGTCTCACGGTGACCGGCACGGCCTCTGCGCAAGAGCCCTCACGCGGCCAGAAGTTCACCGCCGATCCGGTCGCCGACACGGGCGTCATCCTGCTCGGCCTCACGTTCGGCGTGCTCTCGAGCCAGATGCTCTCGACCGGCGAGATCCGGCCCCAGCAGATCGCTCCCGACTTCCAAACGAGCCAGCTCCTCGCGATCGATCGCGGGGCGGTCACCCAGACCGTCGACCACAGCTCGTCGACGCGCTCCAACATCGCCCTCTACTCCGCCGCCGCCTTCGCGCTCGCGGACTCGATCGCCGACATCTGGCGCGAGGGAAAGACGGCCGCGCTCGTCGACGCGATCATGTACGCGGAGGCGGCCGCGATCACGCAGGGCGTCACGAACCTCGCGAAGATCGCGTTCCGGCGCCCGCGTCCGATCGCGTACATCGAGCGGAACGAGTTCATCGCGCGCGGCGGCGATCCCAACGTGTACAACAACGCCGAGACCGACAGCTCGCTCTCGTTCTTCTCCGCGCACACGTCGGCGGTCGCGTCGCTCTCGTCGGCCGCCACGTACATCGCGTTCGTGCGTTCGGGCGCCCGCTCGCCCCGTCCGTGGATCACGATGGGCGCCGGTCTCGCGCTCACGACGTTCGTCGCATACGAGCGCGTCCGCGGCGGCTCGCACTTCCCGACCGACGTGCTCTGCGGCGCGCTCGCGGGCACGGCGGTGGGGGCGCTCGTGGTCCACCTCCATCGCGAGGACTCGGTGAAGCAGCGCCCGGTCTGGATCGGCGTCACGCCGAGCTACGACGGTGGGTTGTTGACCGCGAGCGGCCTCTTCTGA
- a CDS encoding class I SAM-dependent methyltransferase codes for MDRARVWPFFRPEDVLFEDDDLLVVHKPAGVASQAADPTRPDDLVTRLRAHLGGAYLGVHQRLDRDTSGVVLFTKRPEANAAIAAQMERRSLEKRYLAGVVGWRGPKRVTLTDDLVPGEDKTMRVASKTRSRPRQKPQRAVTHVTLRATRGDRALLDLVLETGRTHQARVQLAHAGAPIAGDPIYGGAPAPAPAPAPRLLLHASSLTLDHPRTKKRLVIEDPRARPELEAWLTRGDLGYAVYDDRAALDRALSLALERRWGLGRSADRDPPERRTTAFRLVNEEGDALPGLAVDVYGAHLVAQLYASEEWSVPGRRDRVLDALHALGFDGIYLKVRPKQSNVLIDTRREDVAPRAPVRGEAAPSPLPIEEEGIPFLVRLDDGLSTGIFLDQRLNRRALRESARGASVANLFAYTCAFSVAAARGGAKRTVSVDASLSALERGREAFAYAGIPLGASHTFIGDDCFTWLTKAAKRGERYDVLVLDPPSYSSTKKRRFVADADYGELVTLAAALAAPGARILACCNHRKLTRAKLRRMLHEGARAAKREVMQLKDLPDAPDFPPPPTRDVHMKSLLLTLR; via the coding sequence ATGGACCGCGCGCGCGTCTGGCCGTTCTTCCGTCCCGAGGACGTGCTCTTCGAGGACGACGATCTCCTCGTGGTCCACAAGCCAGCCGGCGTCGCGAGCCAGGCCGCCGACCCGACGCGCCCGGACGATCTCGTGACGCGTCTCCGCGCCCACCTCGGCGGCGCGTACCTGGGCGTGCACCAGCGCCTCGACCGCGACACGAGCGGCGTCGTGCTGTTCACGAAGCGCCCCGAGGCGAACGCCGCGATCGCCGCGCAGATGGAGCGTCGTTCCCTCGAGAAGCGCTACCTCGCCGGCGTGGTCGGCTGGCGCGGCCCGAAGCGAGTGACGCTCACGGACGACCTCGTCCCCGGCGAAGACAAAACGATGCGCGTCGCGAGCAAGACCCGCTCCCGCCCGCGCCAGAAGCCGCAGCGCGCGGTGACGCACGTCACGCTCCGCGCCACGCGCGGCGACCGCGCGCTCCTCGATCTCGTGCTCGAGACGGGCCGCACGCACCAGGCGCGCGTCCAGCTCGCGCACGCAGGCGCTCCGATCGCGGGCGACCCCATCTACGGCGGCGCCCCCGCCCCCGCCCCCGCCCCCGCCCCGCGCCTCCTTCTCCACGCCTCTTCGCTCACGCTCGACCATCCGCGAACGAAGAAGCGCCTGGTGATCGAGGACCCACGAGCGCGCCCCGAGCTCGAGGCATGGCTCACGCGCGGCGACCTCGGCTACGCGGTCTACGACGATCGCGCTGCCCTCGACCGCGCGCTCTCCCTCGCGCTCGAGCGTCGCTGGGGCCTGGGCCGCAGCGCGGATCGCGATCCCCCCGAGCGCCGCACCACCGCGTTCCGCCTCGTCAACGAGGAGGGCGATGCGTTGCCGGGCCTCGCCGTCGACGTGTACGGCGCGCACCTGGTCGCGCAGCTCTATGCCTCCGAGGAGTGGTCGGTCCCCGGCCGCCGCGACCGCGTGCTCGACGCGCTCCACGCCCTCGGCTTCGACGGGATCTATCTGAAGGTCCGCCCGAAGCAATCGAACGTCCTCATCGACACGCGACGCGAGGACGTCGCCCCACGCGCCCCGGTCCGCGGCGAGGCCGCGCCGTCGCCGCTCCCGATAGAGGAGGAGGGGATCCCGTTCCTGGTGCGCCTCGACGACGGCCTATCGACCGGCATCTTCCTCGACCAGCGGCTCAACCGCCGCGCGCTGCGCGAGTCCGCGCGCGGAGCATCGGTCGCGAACCTCTTCGCGTACACGTGCGCCTTCAGCGTCGCCGCAGCCCGAGGCGGCGCGAAGCGTACCGTGAGCGTAGACGCCTCCCTCTCCGCCCTCGAACGCGGCCGCGAGGCTTTCGCATACGCCGGCATCCCGCTAGGCGCATCGCACACCTTCATCGGCGACGACTGCTTCACGTGGCTCACGAAGGCGGCGAAGAGGGGAGAGCGCTACGACGTGCTCGTGCTCGACCCACCGAGCTACTCATCGACGAAGAAGCGCCGCTTCGTCGCCGACGCCGACTACGGCGAGCTCGTAACGCTCGCCGCCGCCCTCGCCGCCCCCGGCGCGCGCATCCTAGCCTGCTGCAACCACCGCAAGCTCACACGCGCAAAGCTCCGCCGCATGCTCCACGAAGGCGCCCGCGCCGCCAAGCGCGAGGTCATGCAGCTCAAGGACCTCCCCGACGCCCCAGACTTTCCGCCCCCCCCCACCCGCGACGTCCACATGAAGAGCCTCCTCCTGACCCTGCGCTAA